The DNA sequence TATTTGGAGAAGAAGTCTCGCCTGGAGACCTCCAAGCGTCAGCATCGGCAGTTGGAGATGGACCTGCAAGACGCCCAACTGCGGCTGGAGAAGTATAAAAACGACCTCATGCGCGTGCGAAATCAGACGGAATATGCAGCGGCGCTGCGCGAGATTGATATGGCCAAGAAGCTCGTCAGCGCACTGGAGACGCAAATCCTGGAGCTTCTGGAGACGATCGAGACGCTCGAACGGGAGGTTCAAGAGCGAACGCCGGAGATCGAGGCCAAGCGACAACACGTGGATGCGCTGCTGGCTGAATACGCGACAGCCGTCGAGCGATTGACCGAAGAGTTGAATCGCATGCGGCAACAGCGCGAGCGCCTCATGCAGACGATCCGCCCGGACTTGCTCAACCGCTACATGCGCTTGGTCGAGCTGCGCGACGGACTCGCGCTGGCGGAAGTGCGCGATGGGTCCTGTACAGCGTGCTATATGACCATCCGCCCGCAAGTCTACGCTGACGTGCGCAAAGGCGAGGAGATCCTCACCTGCGACCATTGCAGCCGGATCCTCTATTACCGCGGGGCCGCCGTCGAAAGCTCCGAATCGGTGGCGTGAAGGTATGCGATCGTCCGAATGAACCCGGCGCCATGGTCGGCCGAGGGATGTCTTCCTCCGGAGAGGAGGTTCCGAGGCGCGCACTGTTCGAGAGGGATAAAAATCGCACCGCGAGGATTCGCGTAGGACTCTAGGGGAGGTTCAATTGATCATGTCCGAGAGCATCTTTCGCCGCGTCATCCTCATCGTCCTCGATAGCGTCGGGATTGGGGAAATGCCCGATGCCGATCGGTATGGTGACCAGGGAAGCGACACGCTCGGCCATCTTTTCGCCTATCGCCCGCTTCAGGTTCCGAACTTGCGCCGTTATGGGATCGCCAATATCAAGCCCGTCGCTCTGCCTCCGGTCGAGACTCCTCAAGGTGCCTTCGGACGCGCAGCTATCGCTTCAGCGGGCAAGGACACGACGACCGGACATTGGGAGATCGCTGGGATTATCACAGATCTCCCCTTCCCCACATATCCGAACGGCTTCCCCCCGGAGATCATCGAGGCCTTCGAACGGGCGATCGGACGAAAAGTGCTCGGCAACAAGCCCGCCTCCGGAACGGAGATCATCCGGGAACTCGGCGAAGAGCACATGCGGACGGGACGTCCGATCGTCTACACGTCGGCCGACAGCGTCTTTCAAATCGCCGCTCATGAGGAGATCATCCCGCGCGAGGAGCTGTACCGGATGTGTGAGATCGCGCGGCGTCTACTGGACGGCCCCCATCGCGTCGGGCGCGTCATCGCTCGACCGTTCATTGGAACGCCGGGGAATTTCCGACGCACGGAAGGGCGGCGGGATTATGCCGTTGATCCCCCCTCGCCCACGTTGCTCGACCTGCTCAAAGGGTCCGGATGGGAGACGGTCGCCGTCGGAAAGACGGGTTCCATCTTCAATCACCGCGGGTTCACGCGCGAGATCCCCGCGGGCAACAACATGGCCTCGATCGAGAGTACCCTCCTGGCCATGCGCGAGACCGACGCGGGATTGATCTTCACCAACCTCGTGGACTTCGACATGCTCTACGGCCATCGCAACGACGTCGAAGGCTACGCGCGCGCGCTCGAGGCATTCGATGCTCGCCTGCCGGAGATCGAAGCCCATCTCCGCGAAGACGATCTCCTTTTGCTCACAGCCGATCATGGGTGCGATCCGACGACCCCTTCGACCGATCATTCGCGCGAGTACGTTCCCATACTCGCCTACGGAGCCCGCGTGCGCCGAGGAGTGGATCTGGGAATTCGCCGTTCCCTGGCCGATATCGGTCAGACGATTGCTGAGAACTTCGGTCTTCGGCTCTCGGCCGGCGAGAGCTTCCTCGCTGAGATCGCTGTCCGCCCGCGCGCGTTGTGAGCGTCACTTCCGGAATCTCCTCGCGCGCGAGCCCCCGTTAACGAGCTGGCGGATCCACAGCCGAGACGTTCTTCAACACGGCGACGAAGGGCAAATTCCGATACCGTTGGGCGTAGTCCAAACCGAATCCGACGACGAAGGCATCCGGGATGTCGAATCCCTTGTACGCAACGGGAACATCCACGAGGCGTCGCGATGGCTTGTTCAACAGCGTAACGATGCGCAGCGATTTGACTCCACGGGAGAGGAAATTGTTCATGAGGTAGTTGAGCGTCAACCCCGTATCGAGGATGTCCTCCACCAACAGCACATCGCGCCCGGCCAAGCTCTCATCCAAGTCTTTGACGATGCGCACCTCTCCCGATGTCTTCGTCGCATTGCCGTAGCTGGAGACGGCGATGAAATCCACAGTGATCGGCAGATCAATGTGGCGAATGAGTTCCGCCAGGAACACCACGGCTCCCTTGAGCACGCACACCAGATGCGGCGTCGTCCCCGCATAATCGCGGGTGATCTCCGCCCCCAGCTCGGCAATCCGACGCTTGAGTGTCGCCTCATCAATGAGGACTTCAAGGTCCGGATTGTAGAATTCCGACATCCGCTCCGTCTGCGGAGCCATGTTCCCTTCTCCCTTCACTCGATAAGGAAGGCGAAATATAGACCGCTCCCCTCGAAGCGTCAATCGCTCGAGCCCGCGAAGTGAAATGATCTTGCCCTCGTTGATCTGTCCTCACTTGAAGAAAGGCTCCCGCGACCGATATACTCCTCGATGGGATTGGCCCCCTTTGGAAGGGAAGAGCGATGCGGAGGGTTGGCCGAATTCGGTAAGGCACCGGTCTTGAAAACCGGCGGGCCTGACGGCCCATGTGGGTTCGAATCCCACACCCTCCGCCACTCCTCAAGTGGCCTCATGTCCAGCGACCAACAGGGATACCATCTTTCGTGTCGGACGAGCGAGATGACGAAAAGGCGCGACCGCTTCAGTAAAGAGCGCGCTCGAGAAGTGGTCGCGCCCACGGTCGCTTCTCATTCGCTGGCCACATGGACCAGTTCCTTACTCGACGACCAAGCTCGTCGTGAGCGGAATGGGATTCGTGATGCAATAAGCTCCCGGGCAGCGCTCGCGCGCGAGCCGCTCGATCTCCTCCAGTTTCTCGCGCGGCGCATCGGCGGAGACAGTAACCGTGATCTCCACTCCCTCGATGATCGGATTAGAGGAAAGGCCGAGCGTCCGACTCAAGTCCACACGATTTTCGGCAGCCACAATCAGCTTCTTGAGCGTGATCCCTTC is a window from the Blastocatellia bacterium genome containing:
- a CDS encoding C4-type zinc ribbon domain-containing protein, translating into MNPELEKLIALQELDLKIRALEEEIATVPTKRAELEREFETFAAEYLEKKSRLETSKRQHRQLEMDLQDAQLRLEKYKNDLMRVRNQTEYAAALREIDMAKKLVSALETQILELLETIETLEREVQERTPEIEAKRQHVDALLAEYATAVERLTEELNRMRQQRERLMQTIRPDLLNRYMRLVELRDGLALAEVRDGSCTACYMTIRPQVYADVRKGEEILTCDHCSRILYYRGAAVESSESVA
- a CDS encoding phosphopentomutase, encoding MFRRVILIVLDSVGIGEMPDADRYGDQGSDTLGHLFAYRPLQVPNLRRYGIANIKPVALPPVETPQGAFGRAAIASAGKDTTTGHWEIAGIITDLPFPTYPNGFPPEIIEAFERAIGRKVLGNKPASGTEIIRELGEEHMRTGRPIVYTSADSVFQIAAHEEIIPREELYRMCEIARRLLDGPHRVGRVIARPFIGTPGNFRRTEGRRDYAVDPPSPTLLDLLKGSGWETVAVGKTGSIFNHRGFTREIPAGNNMASIESTLLAMRETDAGLIFTNLVDFDMLYGHRNDVEGYARALEAFDARLPEIEAHLREDDLLLLTADHGCDPTTPSTDHSREYVPILAYGARVRRGVDLGIRRSLADIGQTIAENFGLRLSAGESFLAEIAVRPRAL
- the hpt gene encoding hypoxanthine phosphoribosyltransferase; its protein translation is MAPQTERMSEFYNPDLEVLIDEATLKRRIAELGAEITRDYAGTTPHLVCVLKGAVVFLAELIRHIDLPITVDFIAVSSYGNATKTSGEVRIVKDLDESLAGRDVLLVEDILDTGLTLNYLMNNFLSRGVKSLRIVTLLNKPSRRLVDVPVAYKGFDIPDAFVVGFGLDYAQRYRNLPFVAVLKNVSAVDPPAR